The Phyllopteryx taeniolatus isolate TA_2022b chromosome 2, UOR_Ptae_1.2, whole genome shotgun sequence nucleotide sequence gaacatgaagtatcttgtctttgtagtgtattctattaaatataggttgaacatgattttcaaatcattgtagtctgtttttatttatgtttaacacaacgtcccaacttcattggaattgggcttgtagatggcagcagatttttgtcaagaatttctcggtacatttgcccattcatccttcctccaatcgtgaagtttaccagtaccatttgctgaaaagcagccccacactatcatactcccacctctgaacttcactgttggtacgGTGTTTTTAGgatgatgtgcagtgccatttcccCTCCAAATGTGGTGAGCATTGTTGCATCCAAACTGTTCAATTTTGCTGTCatctgaccagactatatttTCCCAGTATTTAaatggcttgtccaaatgttgttcaacaaacctaaacaagctttgacatgcttttattccagcaatggggtcttgcgtggcgtgcatacaggccatggcggcgaaGTGCATTACCTGCTTATTCcgggtctttttgaagctctccacaggtggtccttggctcttggaataactcttctgattattctttgcactgctctgtcagaaatattgcgaggagcacctgatcaaggcaaatttatggtggtatgattgactTTCCACTTCGGTACTATGGCCCCGACCGGGCTCACTGGAATATTCTGAAGCtgagatatgcgcctgtaatcAATGCCATTGTTATATTAGTTTGCGATgttgaggataagtggtacagaaaatggatggatggatagtttgcgatggtcttgagacagctctctgctcttttttaagacctttttgtaggccaccaactgatattcatttgtactgacaaggggctggattgctgtttgattattgatagattttcggtgatgtcttggctttccatggcTTTTTtcacctcccttcatgtgttcaatatttgttattttacatttttacacacaacgtAATGTCTGAGttaatttgttctattttctttgtatggatggattacttgggttattcccaacatctggtgaattTTTCAGGTCAACaacacctttggaagtatatttagtgagaaaaatggcgacgtgttaaatacttatttgagCCGCTGCAGATATTGTTTTACATTCTGAGGGTTTAACATAATCCCACCGGGTATGACATTCTCAAAGAGGATTCGGACATGGTCGTTCCTGTCAGATCGAGTCTGTTCATGATGGAATCCCAGGGCGTGGAGCAATTCGTGTTGGATGATCTGTCGGAAAACACAGCCCCGGCGACTCAAAGACACGACTTGACCCCGACCACGACGCCCAATAAATGAATAACACCTGCAAGAGAACAAAGAATTAGGGaacttcaaaaaaacaaaaacctcttTTACATTCCTAACAAGACCTTTTGTGTAATGGTGGTCTCTAAGAACTTGTGGTGGTCTCAGAATTAGGGATCCACTTGTATGCATATAATCAAAGAAAACTACAATTTGTTTATAATGTGATATTTGTGAAGTAAAATAAGCTTCATTTAAAATCTGTCTGCCGATGCCTGTGTTGACCCACTCGAAAACAAGGGGAGCTCCCGCCAACATATATCAGCATGGAGGAAATATCCGGGGCTATATCCTCAATTTGTTATGGATCGGCAATCGGGCTACGTTGGGAATGAaacaatggctttttttttttggggcagtGGAGAAAATGTGTTGGAAATAAAAAAGTGGCACTCAttgtcgtgttttgtttttaaatacgtgggtacggaaagctcttaaatctttcactctttttttatattacagccatttgctaaaataattgaagttcatttttttgtcaaaataaatgtacacacagcaccccatattgacaaaaaaaatggaattgttgagatttttgcagattcattaaaaaagaaaaactgaaatatcgcacagccataagtattcagaccctttgctgagtatttagtagacgcccccttttgagctaatacagccatgagtctttttgggaatgatgcaacaagtttttcacacatggATTTGGGTGAACggtggtgggcagccattttcaggtctttccatagatgctcaattgggtttaagtcaaggcTCTGTCTGGGCTATCAAAaagagtcacggagttgttctgaagccactccttcggtattttagctgtgtgcttagtgtcattgttttgttagaaggtgaacctttggcccagtctgaggttctgagcactctggagaaggtttttgtccaggacatccccgtacttggccgcattcatctttccttcgattgcaaacagtcgtcctgtccctgcagctgaaaaacaccccccacatcatgatgctgccaccaccgcgCTTCACCGTTGGGACTGCAcgggacaggtgatgagcagtgcctgcttttctcaacacatgccacttagaatgaaggccaacaatttcaatcttggtctcatcagaccagagaatcttatttctcaccatcttggagtccttcaggtgtttttttgagcaaactccatgcgggctttcatgcgtcttgcactgaggagaggcttccgtcgggccactctgccataaagggctgcagtgatggttgactttctcgaactttctcccatcgcCCAACTGCATTTCTGAAGCTCAGcaacagtgatctttgggttcttctttacctctctcaccaaggcgctTCTCCCCCAGttgctctaggaagggttctgatagtcccaaacgtcttccatttaaggattatggaggccactgtgctcttaggaaccttaagtgcgtCAGAATGTTTCTTGTAAACttggccacaattctgtctctgagctcttcaggcagttcctttgacctcatgattctcattttctctggcatgcactgtgagctgtaaggtcttatctagacaggtgtgtggctttcctaatcaagtccaatcagtatcatcaaacactgctggactccaatgaagttatagaaccatctcaaggatgatgagaagaaatggacagcacccgtgTTAAATATACAACGTAGTgtagtgtcacagcaaagggtctgaatacttatgcctgtgtgatatttcagtttttcttttttaataaatcagcaaacatttcaaaaaatacgttttttttctgtcaaaatggagtgctgcgtgtacatttatgatggaaaaaaatgaacttaaatgatttttaaaaatggctgcaatataacaaagagtgaaaatttgaaGGGGGTCTAAAaactttccgtagccactgtatGTTTGAAGTGGGCgccacggtagacgactggttagcctcacagttctgaggaccggggttcaaatcccggtcctcagaactgtgaggagtttgcatgttctccccgtgcctgtgtggggtttctccgagtactccggtttcctcccacatcccaaaaacatgcacagtaggttaattcatccatccagccatccatccattttctgagccgcttctcctcacacgggtcgcgggcgtgctggagcctatcccagctgtcatcggctgacaccttgaactggttgccagccaatcgcagggcacatgcaaacaaaccaccagtcgcactcacagtcacacctacgggcaattgagagtctccaattcatgcatgtttttgggatgacaGCGGGATGaggcgtatactttctagcatgaggccctcccccactatataatcACCAAGCACCCTTATTCCATGTTGTGGCCATTCGgcagaattgccacttcctcattcatttTAACCAGACCTATTACTACCAGTATAAGGTGAAAATGTTTGATAtattatatgtaatatatatattctatactGTAATCTACAGCAACAATACTTTTGGATGGGAATGGatatttcatgaaatattcaGCTAGTGTGTGCATTGTGTTTTCCATACCCTGAGCGGGACTGGATGTCCACAAAGTCCCTCTGTCCATTGTGTGGGGTGAAGCGAATGCAAGTGGATGCCGCGAAGGACTGCAGACCATTAAGTATGGTCTCCCTTTCTTCAGCAGCTTGACGGAAAAATCAAAAGAGATTCAATTGTAttccaggaagtcctcgagttacgacgtactcgacctacgacgtttcgactttaggACGCCCgtgccattttgtccccagcaccatagtgtttctgcttcgCTAGTGCATAgcgcttgtctgtgtttgtgcgctggGAGTATCTTTGcgtttttcgccctcctttttcacacgcagcagtaatggtaagtacagcgtcttattttttaatttgaatgtattttagtttctttatacgacgTGTTagcctttcctgctacggtcaccggACCGTGGcggggagacgccttctccgGGGCCTCCGGGGtcgtcctcctcggggttaactcccttctctcgtggcacagctgagctgggttcCGGCAAccataaaggcacgaagcaccgctTTATTGGTGCCTCTGCACAGTCGACGTCAACGGGTCccccgctaatcgctactcttccctgGTTGCCGTCCCCaaacttgccactgtacacactcgcacctgcggGCACTCcttcactcacacatcgacgcacacgcacacacacactgagctcgctgtcacaatcacgtgggacaaaaCCCgcaacagaagtatttcgacgttaacggtgaaatccgattTACGCGgaaatttgggttacgtcgcaggcgtaggaacggaactcgttcgtaaatcgaggacttcctgtattttttattgtggaaaacaataaaagacaaGTGCTATTAAAAAGATTTGTCTGCAAACAGAAGGTGCAGGAAAGGAAATGTGTgtgatatgaaaacaaaaaatctatttttcaaattgtagtCATGGAAATTTCCCAAAGTAATTGTAATCTacttacacattttctcccagtaaagTCATGGATTACATCCTAATAATTTgcttacatgtacagtatcttgTTGTATGTGACAGTAATCTGTGATCGTCATTATAATGATGAAGACTTAGTTTGAACGATGCCAAATTGTGTATTTGATTTGTTGGTTGCCATTTCCAACATTGACGTGAGCAAAAGCACGTCACACAGTCAGAGGATTGGCTGACGACTTGCGAGCAATGCTTCTCATGCTAATGTTGCTCAAATCTGTGATAGTGTGGGGAAATGATGAGGTCCCATTTGACCACTTCATTGACTTTGAAACGCTCGATGATGACTTACAGTATTGCGGGGAAAGAAGGTACGGCACATAGACAAGGCCGTCCGATGCTTTTGGCCACCGGCACCTATTTGCTGTGCAGGGATCGGCATTCTGGAGTCCAGTCGGCACGGCGATGTCTCCAAACATCACAAGAGGTTCATTCTCGTTCTTGCCTAGAAAATTACATTTGGTATTATTATCAAATTGATACGGTATATTATCACTGCTTTTATTTGATGCCATATGAAATAGATCGTGATTCAATTGCAGGCACAATTCACATTAACAATAAAAGCTTGAAAGCTTTCGTTTTGGGTGAGATCTGGAACTTTGGACCATTTTGAGCAGGAACAAGGAATTTCTGATTCAATGCATCTTTTTATACCTACAATATCAGAGACTCTCTGGGATGTCAGAAATTATTTcggaagaacatttaataaaaaaaaacaaatccatatTTTTAGGCAAGGATAACTGTTGAtacggtaactcaatgtgctcgacatgattaaaagcatgcAAGAGCAAAAACATGAGAACAACCAAGGGAATGCGAGTAAATAAACTCGGCCTCTTAAGAAAGAATCATCTGCTTTACTATTTTTTGGGtaaaacagcacatttgaaAATTCTGTGATGACAATAATAACAGCGCCCCATTTGAAATGTGTTAGCCGTTATATTTGTCTTGTGTACttgaatttaaaattgtaaGGTAATCGCTCGAAGTCAGGTAGGCTACAACAGCGAACCAATAACTATATTTCCGCCTTCCAAATATCATTTCAGGTACAATGCAGTTCATTTCGGGCAGCTGTGGTGTAAGCGCTACACGAGCGGTAGTCTACTTGGTCTTCCTCAATCCCTCCACTATTCACCACCAGATTGACCGATTTTGGACTCCTCTGTACTCTGACAAAAAGCAAGAAATCACTACTTTGCTATTAATAAAGAGAAGCGAGATTAACGTACCAACATTGACATTTGCCTTTTCTAACAGCGTGGAAACACTGGACTCCTCATCAGCAAGGGTGTTGCCTTTGGAAAAAGAAGCATGATACATGTGCGTGTGCCATTATCTGGGAATCATTGTCATTCGTGAATTGTTTGCTTTTATGGAAACCAAACCTGAATGTCTGTTCATCTTTTCGGGAGAACTCTGAAATAGGAACGTAAAGTGGCTCAAGTGAAGCATACCGAATGATACATATCACATTTCAACGGGTTTGCTACCAAGTAACTTGCATaatattactgtgtgtgtgtgtgtatatatatatatatatatatatatgcagtggctacggaaagtattcagacccccttcattttttttttgctctttgttatattgcagccatttgataaaatcattgaagttcctcattcatgtacacacagcaccccgtattgacaggaaaaaaccaaaacagaattgttgccattcattcaaaagaaaaactgaaatatcacacagccataagtattccgagcctttgctcagtatttagtcgaagccCCCTTTTGCGCTAATGCAgccgtgagtctttttgggaatgatgcaatttgtttgtaaccttggcctTGCCACAATGctttctctgagctcttcaggcagttccttcgacctcatgattctctgacatgcactgtgagctgtaaggtcttatatggaCGGGTGTGAAAAGTAAATGTGAAACAATTGATTGAATTGATTCGTGTTCCATGaatgaaatggcttttgttgaaatgtttgaacTCTACATCAGCAGTCAAAATCAAATCCAACTCCTGATATTTTCCCAAGCCAAAGAAATGTTCGACATCACATCCTGTTCACGGGGTAcggggttgaaaagttctgcttTTTATTGTTCTGTAACTATGGCAATAGATGTTGATTATATTTGACATTCCAAATAGCTAGATGGCTGGATATTTCCCAGTTTTCAATTGAATGCAGATGACGGAATCCATCTTTTCTTGATAAATTCATGTTATAGGTTGAATTCTACAGAATGCCTGACCCTCTACTCTTCCATTTCGATATGAAGCTTCTCAGTTATACTTggcaacacactcacacaatatTACTTGGCGTATAAGTCCTACAGGTATGATTTACAATATGCCGCTTTGAAATGTGATCCTTCTCAATTGTTAGCTTGTGCTCACACATTGAAGGTGAGCGCAAATCAAAATCCATCCTGGAGACACTTGACTCGAATC carries:
- the LOC133469231 gene encoding low choriolytic enzyme-like codes for the protein MIFRTALLSVLLFSVQSFTIKSSPEKMNRHSGNTLADEESSVSTLLEKANVNVGKNENEPLVMFGDIAVPTGLQNADPCTANRCRWPKASDGLVYVPYLLSPQYSAEERETILNGLQSFAASTCIRFTPHNGQRDFVDIQSRSGCYSFIGRRGRGQVVSLSRRGCVFRQIIQHELLHALGFHHEQTRSDRNDHVRILFENVIPGMQSNFRRVNTRNFGTPYDYNSVMHYGRFAFSRNRRPTIIPIPDNDVAIGRATRMSPIDIRRVNLLYGCSAYL